The following are encoded together in the Bacteroidales bacterium MB20-C3-3 genome:
- a CDS encoding transposase: MKRSRRKFTAEFKARVVLEAIKEHKSLSELAEQFELHPNLISIWKREFLENAASVFSKGNEDKKTIQDAEKEKEELFKQIGQLKVENDWLKKKVL; this comes from the coding sequence ATGAAAAGATCACGACGCAAATTCACAGCCGAATTCAAAGCCCGGGTAGTTTTGGAGGCTATTAAAGAACACAAATCTCTTAGCGAGCTGGCAGAACAGTTTGAATTACACCCCAATCTGATTTCCATTTGGAAAAGAGAGTTTCTGGAAAATGCAGCAAGTGTTTTCAGCAAAGGGAATGAGGACAAAAAGACTATTCAAGACGCCGAAAAGGAAAAGGAAGAACTTTTCAAACAAATAGGTCAGTTAAAGGTAGAAAACGATTGGCTCAAAAAAAAAGTACTATGA